One genomic segment of Nocardia spumae includes these proteins:
- a CDS encoding thiamine-phosphate kinase codes for MEKESEITDSTPRTVRELGEFALIARMNAGRTPGRAVLLGPGDDAAVLAAPAGRYVVSTDMLIQDRHFRLEWSAPRDIGAKAIAQNAADVVAMGATPTGFVVSLGCPGETPVDLVDGLVEGMWTEAQRAGASIAGGDVVRSPLLVLSVTAFGDPGAHPVLRSGAGVDDTVAVAGRLGWSAAGLAVLAAGADRERFADLVAAHRVPQPPYASVLELPATAAITAMTDVSDGLLADLGHIAESSGVAIDIDTGTVSEPALRSAADALGADPLTWVLAGGEDHAFAATFRAGAPLPPGWRRIGRVRSGAGVLVDGCAWHGPLGWESFGAGE; via the coding sequence GTGGAGAAGGAGAGCGAGATCACCGACAGCACCCCGCGCACCGTGCGCGAACTGGGCGAATTCGCGTTGATCGCACGAATGAACGCGGGGCGCACGCCCGGTCGCGCGGTCCTGCTGGGCCCCGGCGACGACGCCGCGGTGCTCGCCGCCCCGGCGGGCCGGTACGTCGTCAGCACCGACATGCTGATCCAGGATCGCCATTTCCGGCTCGAGTGGTCGGCGCCGCGCGATATCGGCGCCAAGGCGATCGCGCAGAACGCCGCCGACGTGGTGGCGATGGGTGCGACGCCGACCGGGTTCGTGGTGTCGCTGGGATGTCCGGGCGAGACCCCGGTCGATCTCGTCGACGGCCTGGTCGAGGGGATGTGGACGGAGGCACAGCGGGCGGGCGCCTCGATCGCGGGCGGTGATGTGGTGCGCAGTCCGCTGCTGGTGCTGTCGGTGACCGCGTTCGGTGATCCGGGAGCGCATCCGGTGCTGCGCTCGGGCGCCGGCGTGGACGATACCGTCGCCGTCGCCGGACGGCTGGGCTGGTCCGCCGCGGGACTGGCGGTGCTGGCGGCCGGCGCCGATCGCGAGAGGTTCGCCGATCTCGTTGCCGCGCATCGGGTTCCACAACCACCGTATGCCAGCGTCCTGGAGCTTCCGGCCACGGCCGCGATCACCGCGATGACCGATGTATCGGACGGATTACTCGCCGACCTGGGGCATATCGCCGAATCCTCCGGCGTCGCCATCGATATCGATACCGGCACGGTGTCCGAGCCCGCACTGCGCTCGGCCGCCGACGCCCTCGGCGCCGACCCGCTGACCTGGGTGCTGGCCGGGGGCGAAGATCACGCCTTCGCCGCCACGTTCCGTGCGGGCGCGCCGCTACCACCCGGGTGGCGCCGGATCGGCCGGGTGCGCTCCGGTGCCGGCGTTCTCGTCGACGGGTGCGCTTGGCACGGTCCGCTGGGCTGGGAGTCGTTCGGAGCTGGCGAGTAG
- a CDS encoding GNAT family N-acetyltransferase encodes MTGSEWTVRGATVDYARDLAVCHIESWREAHRGLVPDHLLDAFDTDRRTRQWVRIITESRPPADPKAADPAEHIIALAVDDTRPPGDRVLGFAHTGPPRDTPRVADRELFALYVRAARYGTGLAQELMRAILLPDTDTVLWVFEENPRARSFYRKFGFAADGARRIEPFSAASEIRMIARRGTTGRRRGSPAHPVR; translated from the coding sequence ATGACCGGTTCCGAGTGGACTGTGCGCGGCGCCACCGTCGACTACGCCCGCGATCTGGCGGTATGTCATATCGAATCGTGGCGGGAGGCCCATCGGGGCCTGGTCCCCGATCACCTGCTGGACGCCTTCGACACCGATCGCCGGACACGGCAATGGGTCCGGATCATCACCGAGAGCCGGCCGCCGGCCGATCCGAAGGCCGCTGATCCAGCGGAGCACATCATCGCGCTGGCCGTCGACGACACTCGTCCCCCCGGCGACCGGGTCCTCGGATTCGCCCATACCGGGCCGCCGCGCGATACGCCCCGCGTCGCGGACCGGGAATTGTTCGCACTGTACGTCCGCGCCGCCCGGTACGGGACCGGCCTCGCCCAGGAATTGATGCGCGCGATTCTCCTCCCCGACACCGACACCGTGTTATGGGTGTTCGAGGAGAATCCACGCGCCCGGAGTTTCTATCGGAAGTTCGGATTCGCGGCAGACGGTGCCCGCAGAATCGAACCGTTCTCGGCGGCGAGCGAGATCCGGATGATCGCCCGCCGCGGGACTACTGGGCGCCGTCGAGGCAGTCCAGCCCACCCTGTGCGCTGA
- a CDS encoding DAK2 domain-containing protein, with protein MVTVLGVRETLDAAALRQWGYSCVDRLSEHRDEINALNVFPVADSDTGTNLLITMRAAMRAAEPPDEDAAGDGSGVAALLGSMARAATAGACGNSGIILSQVLRGFAEAAGDAPLSARTLREALRRAARLVRESLSEPVDGTMLTVLEAAADRAADCPEETVAAVAVAAADGAAKALGETPSQLGVLRAAGVVDAGARGLLVLLDTLVQMCAGRMPARPAYGRTDPRQPAPGASAAAAESATTGRPACADVAADEQAGASARPIRAQYEVMYLIGETDTGRIDALRAALDAIGDSVVVVGDGDSTWSAHVHCADAGAAVEAGLAAGTVRAIRIEGLVVDAAAESGPADRGILAIASGAGAVRLFEDAGAVVLTGEVTADRLLDAIRAMPEREVLVLPNGALPAPDLVAIGVAARAGWREVLMLPSLSMVQGLAALALHDSGSLAVDDALTMSQSAASTRWGAVRVAAERALTIVGTCEQGDGLGLVGHDVVVIDPDLRRAARTLLDRMLGLGGELVTLLLGDRAPAGLADDLIAHITAEFPGVEVVTYNGGQAVDLVQIGVE; from the coding sequence ATGGTGACGGTGCTCGGGGTCCGGGAGACGCTCGATGCGGCGGCGCTTCGGCAATGGGGGTATTCATGTGTCGATCGGCTGTCGGAGCACCGCGATGAGATCAACGCGCTCAACGTCTTCCCGGTGGCCGATTCCGATACCGGCACGAATCTGCTGATCACCATGCGAGCGGCGATGCGTGCCGCGGAGCCGCCCGACGAGGACGCGGCGGGCGACGGCTCCGGGGTGGCGGCGCTGCTCGGGTCGATGGCGCGGGCGGCCACCGCGGGCGCCTGCGGAAATTCGGGCATCATCCTGTCCCAAGTACTACGCGGGTTCGCCGAGGCGGCCGGGGATGCGCCGCTGAGCGCGCGCACCCTGCGCGAGGCCCTGCGGCGTGCGGCGCGACTGGTCCGCGAATCACTGAGCGAGCCGGTGGACGGCACCATGCTCACGGTCCTGGAGGCCGCGGCCGATCGGGCCGCGGACTGTCCGGAGGAGACGGTCGCCGCGGTGGCCGTCGCCGCCGCGGACGGCGCGGCCAAAGCCCTCGGCGAGACGCCGTCGCAACTCGGTGTGCTGCGCGCCGCGGGTGTGGTCGACGCCGGTGCGCGCGGACTGCTCGTGCTGCTGGACACCCTGGTGCAGATGTGCGCCGGGCGCATGCCGGCGCGCCCCGCCTACGGCCGGACCGACCCGCGGCAGCCGGCGCCCGGTGCGTCCGCCGCCGCGGCGGAGTCCGCCACCACCGGCCGGCCCGCCTGCGCGGACGTCGCCGCGGATGAGCAGGCGGGCGCGTCCGCGCGCCCGATCCGGGCACAGTACGAGGTGATGTACCTGATCGGCGAGACCGATACCGGGCGTATCGACGCCCTGCGCGCCGCCCTGGACGCGATCGGCGATTCGGTGGTCGTGGTCGGCGACGGTGACAGCACCTGGTCGGCACATGTGCACTGCGCGGACGCGGGCGCCGCGGTCGAGGCCGGGCTGGCGGCGGGGACCGTGCGCGCCATCCGCATCGAGGGATTGGTCGTCGACGCGGCCGCCGAATCCGGCCCGGCCGATCGCGGCATCCTCGCCATCGCGAGTGGCGCGGGCGCGGTGCGGCTGTTCGAGGACGCGGGCGCGGTGGTCCTCACCGGCGAGGTCACCGCCGACCGGCTGCTCGACGCCATCCGGGCGATGCCCGAGCGCGAGGTGCTGGTGCTGCCCAACGGCGCGCTGCCGGCACCGGATCTGGTCGCCATCGGTGTCGCCGCCCGCGCCGGGTGGCGTGAGGTTCTCATGCTGCCGAGCCTGTCGATGGTGCAGGGATTGGCGGCACTGGCCCTGCACGACAGCGGCAGCCTGGCCGTCGACGACGCCTTGACGATGTCGCAGTCGGCCGCGAGTACCCGCTGGGGTGCGGTCCGGGTCGCCGCCGAACGTGCCCTCACCATCGTCGGCACCTGCGAACAGGGCGACGGGCTCGGCCTGGTCGGGCACGACGTGGTGGTGATCGATCCGGATCTGCGCCGGGCCGCGCGCACGCTGCTCGATCGGATGCTCGGCCTCGGCGGTGAGCTGGTGACCCTGCTGCTGGGTGATCGGGCTCCGGCCGGGCTCGCCGACGATCTCATCGCGCATATCACCGCGGAATTCCCGGGCGTCGAAGTCGTCACCTACAACGGCGGACAAGCCGTGGACCTGGTTCAGATCGGGGTGGAATAG
- a CDS encoding DUF6191 domain-containing protein: MLFAMTLPGLALLIIAVAFAEVAYRKVTGRTALPWMRETGGQGAAAIGFEQFDVLFDAGKRHEFEERRTVLMHRENPGDGTPGRPDIDLDSGRVRLARDD, from the coding sequence GTGTTGTTCGCCATGACCCTGCCCGGCTTGGCGCTGCTGATCATCGCGGTCGCCTTCGCCGAGGTCGCCTACCGCAAGGTGACCGGTCGCACCGCGCTGCCGTGGATGCGCGAGACCGGCGGCCAGGGCGCCGCCGCCATCGGATTCGAACAGTTCGATGTGCTGTTCGACGCCGGTAAACGGCACGAATTCGAGGAACGTCGCACGGTTCTCATGCATCGCGAGAACCCGGGCGACGGGACCCCGGGCAGGCCGGATATCGACCTGGATTCCGGACGCGTGCGCCTGGCGCGCGACGACTAG
- a CDS encoding uracil-DNA glycosylase translates to MGAKPLPEIIDTGWAEALEPVADRIAEMGEFLRAENAAGRGYLPKGENVLRAFSRPFDKVRVLIVGQDPYPTPGHAMGLSFSVAPDVSPVPRSLANIFSEYSRDLGHPTPSCGDLSPWSDQGVLMLNRVLTVSPGQPASHRGKGWEAVTEQAIRALVAREQPLVAILWGRDAATLKPMLGAVPSIESAHPSPLSASRGFFGSRPFSRTNELLGTLGAAPVDWRLP, encoded by the coding sequence ATGGGCGCGAAACCACTGCCGGAGATCATCGATACGGGCTGGGCCGAGGCGTTGGAGCCGGTGGCCGACCGGATCGCCGAGATGGGGGAGTTCCTGCGGGCGGAGAATGCCGCGGGACGCGGGTATCTTCCCAAGGGAGAGAACGTCTTACGGGCCTTCTCCCGCCCCTTCGACAAGGTGCGGGTACTGATCGTCGGACAGGATCCGTATCCCACTCCGGGACATGCGATGGGGCTGAGTTTCTCGGTGGCCCCGGATGTTTCGCCGGTGCCGCGCAGCCTGGCAAACATCTTCTCCGAATACTCGCGTGATCTCGGACATCCGACACCGTCGTGCGGTGATCTGTCCCCCTGGTCGGACCAGGGTGTGCTGATGCTCAACCGGGTTCTGACCGTCTCTCCCGGCCAGCCCGCCTCCCATCGCGGCAAGGGCTGGGAAGCGGTGACGGAGCAGGCGATTCGTGCCCTGGTGGCCCGGGAGCAGCCGCTGGTGGCGATTCTGTGGGGCCGCGACGCGGCCACACTGAAGCCGATGCTGGGTGCGGTGCCGAGTATCGAATCCGCCCATCCCTCACCGCTGTCGGCCTCGCGCGGGTTCTTCGGTTCGAGGCCGTTCTCCCGAACCAATGAATTGCTCGGTACATTGGGGGCCGCCCCGGTCGACTGGCGCTTGCCCTGA
- the recG gene encoding ATP-dependent DNA helicase RecG — translation MATLADRLDHVLGVKAAEPLADAFDMHTVEDLLRHYPLRYATQGQPLTEEAPEEGAHITVVGRVSKTELRPMRQRRGKLLKVDLDTGSAKPVDITFFNGDKVNYLVKQGVRAMMSGTVHWWRPDRWNLSHPSYLILPETAESVDNLTSVRGGGALRGLAESAKGAGGVDISFFEREYIPVYPATAKVQSWDVLACVRQVLDQLDPIDDPLPEPLRAEHELLGVSDALRLIHLPEHKSDIEQARQRLRFDEALALQLVLAQRRHDAAGRVARPCEPRTDGIAAEFEHRLPFELTTGQHKVIAEISADLSRPHPMHRLLQGEVGSGKTIVALHAMLQVVDSGLQCALLAPTEVLAAQHYRSLRGMLGDLGEAGELGAAEQATKVVLLTGSMSAGAKKAALLDVVTGTAGIVIGTHALIQDAVEFFDLGMVIVDEQHRFGVEQRDALRAKAKQGITPHLLVMTATPIPRTIAMTTLGDLETSTLTELPRGRSPITTRVVPARMKPAWVDRAWERIREEVAEGRQAYVVCSRIGDEEDETGKPKAKGRKRTADAEAGEGPTTHAAVDVFDTLRTGALAELRLGLLHGRLPTEDKDRVMRSFNDGDIDVLVCTTVVEVGVDVPNATIMVIVDADRFGVSQLHQLRGRVGRGKHPGLCLLITETSPMGTAMARLESVAATLDGFELSVLDLRQRREGDVLGSAQSGTARSLKLLSLLDDLEVITAAQHLAREVVDADPGLTDHPGLASMMRAAVDSERLEYLAKS, via the coding sequence ATGGCGACGCTGGCCGACCGGCTCGACCACGTGCTGGGTGTGAAGGCGGCCGAACCGCTGGCCGACGCCTTCGATATGCACACCGTCGAAGATCTGCTGCGGCACTATCCGCTGCGGTACGCGACCCAGGGGCAGCCGCTGACCGAGGAGGCGCCGGAGGAGGGCGCCCACATCACCGTCGTGGGCCGGGTGAGCAAGACCGAACTGCGGCCGATGCGCCAGCGCCGCGGCAAACTGCTCAAGGTCGATCTCGACACCGGCTCGGCGAAGCCGGTCGACATCACCTTCTTCAACGGCGACAAGGTCAATTACCTTGTCAAACAAGGTGTCCGGGCGATGATGTCGGGCACGGTGCACTGGTGGCGCCCCGATCGGTGGAACCTGTCGCATCCGTCCTATCTGATCCTGCCCGAGACCGCCGAATCGGTGGACAACCTCACCTCGGTCCGCGGTGGCGGTGCCCTGCGCGGTCTGGCCGAGAGTGCCAAAGGCGCGGGGGGAGTGGATATCTCGTTCTTCGAGCGGGAGTACATCCCCGTCTATCCGGCGACCGCGAAGGTGCAGAGCTGGGATGTGCTGGCCTGTGTGCGCCAGGTGCTCGATCAGCTGGACCCCATCGACGATCCGCTGCCGGAGCCGCTGCGTGCCGAACACGAGCTGCTCGGAGTCTCCGACGCGTTGCGGTTGATCCATCTCCCCGAGCACAAATCGGATATCGAACAGGCCAGGCAGCGGCTGCGTTTCGACGAGGCACTGGCGCTGCAACTGGTGCTGGCACAGCGTCGCCACGATGCGGCGGGGCGCGTCGCGCGGCCCTGCGAGCCGCGTACGGACGGTATCGCGGCCGAATTCGAGCACCGGTTGCCGTTCGAGTTGACCACCGGCCAGCACAAGGTCATCGCCGAGATCTCCGCGGATCTGTCGCGTCCGCATCCGATGCACCGGCTGCTGCAGGGTGAGGTGGGCTCCGGTAAGACCATCGTGGCCCTGCACGCGATGTTGCAGGTGGTCGATTCCGGACTGCAGTGCGCGCTGCTCGCGCCGACGGAAGTCCTTGCCGCCCAGCACTACCGGTCGTTGCGCGGCATGCTCGGCGATCTGGGTGAGGCGGGTGAACTGGGCGCCGCGGAGCAGGCCACGAAGGTGGTGCTGCTGACCGGTTCGATGTCGGCCGGTGCGAAGAAGGCCGCACTGCTGGATGTGGTGACCGGAACGGCGGGCATCGTCATCGGCACCCATGCCCTGATCCAGGATGCCGTGGAATTCTTCGACCTCGGCATGGTGATCGTCGACGAACAGCACCGCTTCGGAGTGGAGCAGCGAGACGCGTTGCGAGCCAAGGCGAAGCAGGGCATCACCCCTCACCTGCTGGTGATGACCGCGACACCCATTCCCCGCACCATCGCGATGACCACCCTGGGGGATCTGGAAACCTCCACCCTCACCGAGCTGCCGCGCGGCCGTTCACCCATCACCACCCGGGTGGTGCCCGCCCGGATGAAGCCGGCCTGGGTCGACCGGGCCTGGGAACGGATCCGCGAGGAGGTCGCCGAGGGACGGCAGGCGTATGTGGTGTGCTCCCGGATCGGCGACGAGGAGGACGAGACCGGGAAGCCGAAGGCCAAGGGTCGCAAGCGCACCGCCGACGCCGAGGCGGGCGAGGGGCCGACCACCCACGCCGCGGTCGACGTGTTCGACACGCTGCGTACCGGCGCGCTGGCCGAGCTGCGCCTCGGACTCCTGCACGGTCGCCTGCCGACCGAGGACAAGGATCGGGTGATGCGCTCGTTCAACGATGGCGATATCGACGTCCTGGTGTGCACCACCGTCGTCGAGGTCGGTGTCGATGTGCCGAATGCGACAATCATGGTGATCGTGGACGCCGACCGGTTCGGTGTCAGTCAGCTGCATCAGCTGCGCGGGCGAGTGGGGCGCGGCAAACATCCGGGCCTGTGCCTGCTGATCACCGAGACCTCACCGATGGGGACCGCCATGGCCCGGCTGGAATCGGTGGCCGCGACGCTGGACGGTTTCGAACTGTCGGTGCTGGATCTGCGCCAGCGCCGGGAGGGCGATGTGCTCGGCTCGGCGCAGTCGGGTACCGCCCGCAGCCTGAAGCTGCTTTCGCTGCTCGACGATCTCGAGGTCATCACCGCCGCACAGCATCTGGCACGTGAGGTGGTCGACGCCGATCCGGGACTGACCGACCATCCGGGACTGGCGAGCATGATGCGCGCCGCGGTCGACTCCGAGCGGCTGGAGTATCTGGCCAAGTCCTGA
- a CDS encoding DUF3515 domain-containing protein: protein MTSDTDRPNTDTPPADRPDPEQRAPDADTPAERTESTSPTSDTTPSTHGDATDHDSAAQPADQGPALHPALIATAVALPIALIVAVFVIAIMSKETTGREPLALGSVPAPAAGGQDCAALLGALPASLGDDYTESELAQPAPPATKAWQLPDGGEPIVLRCGLDRPLEFTAASALQVVNGVNWFEVRDQTSGVTSGTWYAVDRGTYIAVTMPNKAGPSPLQEISDTITKTLPAKPLDPGPIPN, encoded by the coding sequence ATGACCAGCGATACGGATCGGCCGAATACGGATACCCCGCCGGCCGACCGACCGGACCCCGAGCAGCGCGCGCCGGACGCCGATACCCCGGCCGAGCGCACCGAGTCCACGTCGCCCACCTCCGACACCACGCCGTCGACGCATGGCGATGCCACCGACCACGACTCCGCCGCCCAGCCGGCCGATCAGGGTCCGGCACTGCATCCGGCCCTCATCGCCACCGCGGTCGCGCTCCCGATCGCGCTGATCGTCGCGGTCTTCGTGATCGCGATCATGTCGAAGGAGACCACCGGCCGGGAACCGCTGGCCCTGGGTTCGGTTCCCGCCCCCGCCGCCGGCGGCCAGGACTGCGCCGCGCTGCTGGGCGCGCTGCCCGCATCACTGGGCGACGACTACACCGAATCCGAACTCGCCCAACCGGCTCCGCCCGCCACGAAGGCCTGGCAACTGCCCGACGGCGGCGAACCGATCGTGCTGCGCTGCGGTCTGGACCGCCCCCTGGAATTCACCGCGGCCTCCGCACTACAGGTGGTCAACGGTGTGAACTGGTTCGAGGTGCGCGATCAGACCAGTGGTGTCACCTCCGGCACCTGGTACGCGGTCGACCGCGGCACCTACATCGCGGTCACCATGCCCAACAAGGCGGGCCCCTCTCCCCTGCAGGAGATTTCGGACACGATCACCAAGACGCTTCCCGCGAAGCCGCTCGACCCGGGACCGATCCCGAACTAG
- a CDS encoding D-alanine--D-alanine ligase family protein has translation MTNRIRVAVVFGGRSNEHAVSCVSAGMVLTNLDPERYEAVPIGITREGTWMLGGEDARALAIRERALPAVDSNGTALTLAADPSRSGSLVALDGAEAVLGEVDVVFPVLHGPWGEDGTLQGLLELAGVPYVGPGVLASATGMDKEFTKKLLAAEGLPVGTQVVLRPGADTVEEADRDRLGLPVFVKPARGGSSIGITKVEDWSDLEAAIAVARIHDPKVIVEAGIIGREVECGVLEFPDGRVQASAIAEIRMPDAETSGGESSSPAPQFYDFDTKYLDDVCEFDIPAKLDDDISLQIRELSVRAFRALDCQGLARVDFFVTDSGPVINEINTLPGFTSISMYPRMWDATGVDNRTLITTLIETALTRGTGLR, from the coding sequence ATGACAAACCGGATCAGGGTGGCAGTCGTGTTCGGGGGCCGCAGCAACGAACACGCGGTGTCGTGCGTCTCGGCCGGCATGGTGCTGACCAACCTGGATCCGGAACGTTACGAGGCGGTGCCGATCGGCATCACCCGCGAGGGCACCTGGATGCTCGGCGGAGAGGATGCGCGCGCTCTGGCCATTCGCGAGCGCGCGCTGCCCGCAGTGGATTCCAACGGAACGGCGCTGACGCTGGCCGCCGATCCCAGCCGCTCGGGCAGCCTGGTGGCACTCGACGGGGCCGAGGCGGTCCTGGGTGAGGTCGATGTGGTGTTCCCGGTCCTGCACGGGCCGTGGGGTGAGGACGGCACGCTGCAGGGTCTGCTGGAGTTGGCCGGTGTGCCCTACGTCGGCCCCGGAGTGCTCGCCAGCGCCACCGGTATGGACAAGGAGTTCACCAAGAAACTGCTTGCCGCGGAAGGACTTCCGGTCGGCACCCAGGTGGTCCTGCGGCCTGGCGCCGACACCGTGGAGGAGGCCGACCGGGATCGGCTGGGCCTGCCGGTCTTCGTCAAACCGGCGCGCGGGGGATCCTCGATCGGTATCACCAAGGTCGAGGACTGGAGTGATCTCGAGGCCGCGATCGCCGTGGCGCGTATCCACGATCCGAAGGTGATCGTCGAGGCCGGCATCATCGGCCGGGAGGTCGAATGTGGCGTCCTGGAATTCCCGGACGGCCGGGTCCAGGCCAGCGCGATCGCCGAGATCCGGATGCCCGACGCGGAAACCTCCGGCGGTGAATCCTCCTCTCCCGCACCGCAGTTCTACGATTTCGACACCAAATATCTCGACGACGTCTGTGAATTCGATATCCCCGCGAAGCTGGACGACGACATCTCCCTGCAGATCCGGGAGCTGTCGGTGCGAGCCTTCCGGGCGCTGGACTGCCAGGGACTGGCCCGGGTGGATTTCTTCGTCACCGACTCCGGACCGGTGATCAACGAGATCAACACGCTGCCCGGCTTCACCTCCATCTCCATGTATCCGCGCATGTGGGATGCCACGGGCGTCGACAACCGCACGTTGATCACGACCCTGATCGAGACCGCGCTGACCCGGGGCACCGGATTGCGCTGA
- the cofC gene encoding 2-phospho-L-lactate guanylyltransferase encodes MRPDAVHAVIAVKNLDRAKSRLADRLPAPQRSRLVLAMLSDTVTAGLAAGLGSVTVVTPDQRVAAAVRALGATVHPDPTEAGPIDRSPAAGGTGPEYADGLNSALASAAAAVRERHGAVDLLALQADLPAVHADELAAALTAAPGAGRAVVVDHTGRGTAALIVRAGAGDAGALMPRFGPDSARRHRESGAVDLEGQWPGLRLDVDTADDLDRAVSLGVGAATAALLTDIGWPGGVHEKLIRRCVTPSHVC; translated from the coding sequence ATGCGTCCGGATGCTGTCCACGCCGTGATCGCGGTCAAGAACCTCGACCGAGCCAAGAGCCGTCTCGCCGATCGATTGCCGGCTCCGCAACGGTCGCGGCTGGTATTGGCCATGCTCTCCGATACCGTCACCGCGGGGCTGGCGGCCGGACTCGGATCGGTGACGGTGGTGACACCCGATCAACGGGTCGCGGCGGCCGTGCGCGCACTGGGTGCGACGGTCCATCCGGACCCGACCGAGGCGGGTCCCATCGATCGGTCACCGGCCGCCGGCGGCACGGGGCCCGAATACGCCGACGGGCTCAACAGCGCTCTGGCATCGGCGGCGGCCGCGGTACGCGAACGTCACGGCGCGGTCGATCTGCTTGCGTTGCAGGCCGATCTCCCCGCGGTCCACGCCGACGAACTGGCGGCCGCGCTCACCGCCGCCCCCGGCGCCGGTCGCGCGGTCGTGGTCGACCACACCGGCCGCGGTACCGCCGCGCTGATCGTGCGGGCCGGGGCGGGCGACGCCGGTGCCCTGATGCCGCGCTTCGGACCCGATTCGGCGCGCCGGCACCGCGAATCCGGAGCCGTCGATCTGGAAGGGCAGTGGCCCGGTCTGCGACTGGATGTCGACACCGCCGACGATCTCGATCGCGCGGTATCGCTCGGAGTCGGCGCGGCCACCGCGGCGCTGCTGACCGACATCGGCTGGCCGGGAGGAGTTCACGAGAAGCTCATCCGGAGGTGCGTAACACCGTCACACGTGTGCTAG
- the rpmB gene encoding 50S ribosomal protein L28 has product MAAVCDVCAKGPGFGKSVSHSHRRTNRRWNPNIQTVRAQVAPGNTRRMNVCTSCLKAGKVVRG; this is encoded by the coding sequence ATGGCTGCCGTCTGCGACGTCTGCGCCAAGGGCCCCGGCTTCGGTAAGTCGGTTTCGCACTCGCACCGGCGCACCAACCGTCGCTGGAATCCGAACATCCAGACCGTGCGCGCGCAGGTTGCCCCCGGCAACACCCGCCGCATGAACGTCTGCACCTCCTGCCTGAAGGCAGGAAAGGTTGTTCGCGGCTGA
- a CDS encoding NAD(P)H-dependent glycerol-3-phosphate dehydrogenase, which yields MTRAAVMGAGSWGTAFAKVLNDAGTEVTMWARRPEIAKALATEHRNPAYLPEVWLDGISATDDYRVALAGADIVVLAVPSQSLRPNLTAWRSAIGSDATLLSLAKGVETGTLMRMSEVIAEVTGADQGRIAVLSGPNLAREIAAEQPAASVVACTDAARAEAVQHSCATGYFRPYTNTDVVGCEIGGACKNVIALACGIAAGMGLGDNSVASLITRGLAEIIRLGVALGANPVTLAGLAGVGDLVATCTSTLSRNRSFGYALGSGGSMQAAQDATNGQVAEGVKSCTSIRALAETHQVEMPLTTAVHRVCHEGLAVSDAVGQLLGRRIKPE from the coding sequence ATGACGAGGGCGGCAGTGATGGGTGCGGGTTCGTGGGGCACCGCGTTCGCGAAGGTGCTCAACGACGCGGGCACCGAGGTGACGATGTGGGCGCGACGTCCGGAGATCGCGAAGGCGTTGGCGACCGAGCACCGCAATCCCGCCTACCTACCCGAAGTGTGGTTGGACGGAATCTCCGCGACCGACGACTACCGGGTGGCACTCGCCGGTGCCGATATCGTCGTGCTCGCGGTGCCGTCGCAGTCGCTGCGCCCCAACCTCACGGCCTGGCGGTCGGCCATCGGCTCCGATGCGACGCTGCTGAGCCTGGCCAAAGGCGTGGAGACCGGGACGCTGATGCGGATGAGCGAGGTCATCGCGGAGGTCACCGGCGCGGATCAGGGGCGGATCGCGGTGCTGTCGGGGCCGAACCTGGCGCGTGAGATCGCCGCTGAACAACCGGCCGCGTCCGTGGTGGCCTGCACCGATGCCGCGCGGGCGGAAGCCGTGCAGCATTCCTGCGCGACCGGCTATTTCCGTCCCTACACCAATACCGATGTGGTCGGCTGCGAGATCGGTGGCGCCTGCAAGAACGTCATCGCGCTGGCCTGCGGTATCGCCGCGGGAATGGGGCTGGGTGACAACTCGGTCGCGAGCCTGATCACCCGCGGGCTGGCCGAGATCATCCGGCTGGGGGTGGCGCTGGGTGCGAATCCGGTCACGCTGGCGGGCCTGGCCGGTGTGGGCGACCTGGTGGCAACGTGTACCTCGACGCTGTCTCGTAATCGCTCCTTCGGCTACGCCCTTGGCTCGGGCGGATCGATGCAGGCCGCCCAGGACGCGACGAACGGCCAGGTCGCCGAGGGGGTGAAATCGTGCACGTCGATCCGGGCGTTGGCCGAGACCCATCAGGTGGAGATGCCGCTGACCACCGCGGTGCACCGGGTCTGTCACGAGGGCCTGGCGGTGTCGGATGCGGTCGGGCAATTGCTGGGTCGGCGCATCAAACCGGAATGA